The nucleotide window aattgagtaacataatatgttacccTCACATAACACTTCCTAATGCAAAATGAGTCTACAAAGTAATAAATAAAGGCATCTATGTTACCATTTTAAATGATTTATGATCTGTACATGATATTAAATCTGTACGCAGAATAAAAGATACACATGCACGCAGGTACGCATTGTGAATTTGGAGGCCTCACCAGTCACCAGAACCCGAGCTCCAAAAGGGATTTCCGTACACTCATACACTATAGTGGTATATAGAAGAAGGCAGACTACTACTGTACATAGCTCCAGATTTCTAGGTCGCCAATGCTACTGTATTGAATTGCTCTGTTCTTATCAGTCCAAAATCGAAAAATCAGTACTGCAGCAACCAAGAGTGAGATCTGCTGCGTAGCTCTGGCAGCTTTCATCTCCGGCGCGCCTCCAGTGCCCTCTTCAACTCCTCCCCCACCTCGTCCGGCGCTGGCATCGCTGAGTTCTCCGCCGCTGGCTCCTTCCCACCGCCCCGACGATCCGGCTTCACCGAGAACCCGTGATGCGGCTGTGGCGGCGGCCTCCCTACCGCTGCCACGGACGCGGCCCTGCCGCGCCCGATCTCGGTGCGCAGCTCGTCCACGGCGCGGCGGAGCATCCCGCTCTCCGCGTTCATCGCCTCCAGTTGCCGCCTCATCAGTGAGAACCCCTCGCCGTCGGCGGCGTGACCCGCTCTATCCAACGCGTCCGTGGCGTCGATGGCAGGCAGCGAGACATCTACATCTGCTTTGCTGTCTTTCTTCTTGTCGGCGTGTGGCGCCTGCTCGATGGAGATCTTGTTGATGACCAGCAGCGGCATCTTGCAGACGGGCACGCGCGCGTCCTTGCGGTCGTCGGCGAACGCTGCCTGCAGCCCCGGTGGCGCGCGGATCCCCCAGTTGAACCGCATGCTCGCCCTGCCCCAGAGCGGGAGCACGCTCCTCGTGGTCAACCGCATCCCGGACAGCAGCGCGCCGACGCCGCCGCTCCTCCCCGCCGCGGCAACGTCCGCCGCGAACCCGCTCCCTCTCAACGAGAACGCCTTGTAGCTCAGCTCGTCCTCGCGGTCGCGCCCTTCGCCGTCGGAGACCACCCCGACCGTACGGGGCGGAGGAGACGTGGACGACCGGAGCGTGTGGGAAAGTGAGAAATCGCCAAGGCGGGGcttgaggaggaggaagaaggcaggAGATCCAGAGTTGGCAGAGAGGAGGTTGAACTCggcggcgaggaagaagggggcccggACAGGGGAGCCGAGGGCTCCGGCACCGGCGCGGATGGAGATGGCGAAGGGGAGACCAGGGTCGTTGGGGCGATACGATAAGCGGAGAGCTGGCCCGGAGGCGAAAGCGGTGGAGAGATCGAAGCGGAGCTCCCGGGGATCGCCGCCAGCGGAGAGGCCGGACTGGAACGGCAGCCCGAGCACGCCGATCGGCACCTTGGCCCGCATCAGCGGCCGGTCGTCGTCGCGGAACTTGATAGACGCCTTCATGGTGTTCGATGTGGGTGGCTAATCGGGGCTTTGATTGGTCGGGGAGGGGCGCGCCGCCTGCGCGCCGGCGAGATGGGTGGGGAGTGGGGGAGCTGTGAGCGGATGGATAGGGAGTGCGTGGGTGAAGAGGGGGAATAGGGGGCGGGGGCAATTTCGGTCATTGTTTCTTCTGACTGAGTCGATGCTTGCTACGAGCAACAAAAATACTAGTCAAATAATTAATCTAATTTAAAAGATTCATGTTAAGAATACCTAAATGATAGCACCTACACGTATGGCAGAGAAAATTGTACAAATCACTTATTTTTGGTGTTAGGGTTGCACAAAACACCTATTTTACAGGTTTCTGGCACAAAACACCATATATTGAGGCAATTCGTTGCAGTTAGGTCTAATCCATCATTTGTGTGTGTTAACATGATTTCTGACAAGTAGGTCTAGTTTGTACGTGCACCGGTGGCAAAAACCAGTCGCATCAACCAACTAGAACTATCAATATCTCACAATCCTTTGCTCGAATTGAGCTGAATTTTCCCTAGAATATTAGTGAGTGCATGTATGATTTATTGGGAGTTATTTTTTCATTTAAAAAAATATTAATTTGAGCAAAAAAATTGAACGAGCCAACTAACGTTGCAAATATCTTACAAACTATTGGTCGAAATGAGTTGTGTTTTTTCATAATAGTATTGGATACAGGTGTGATTTACTGAAATTGTTTCGCATTtcttttgaaaatttaaaattttgagTAAAAATATATATGAGCCAATATAAACTACCAATATCTCATTATAATGTGATCCAAATCAGCTAAAACTTTCTAGATTCATCACTTGTTACATCTAACTAGTACCACACCACAAACTTTCAAATGACAAAACATAAGATTGCTAGACAAATCTAAAAAGATTCATAAATAGCCAAAATATTCATAAAGTAAGATCAGTAGCACCAAAACATGGAAGATATTGTTGCCATCGGGCTTTACCATCCAAGTAGTCGCCATATGGCCATTACAGACATCATCAAGTCTCACACACCAAAATATTACTGCCATGTGGTTTTATTATCCAAATACATCCCAAGTTGCAGTATAGGCATCACGTACTCGAGGCTGGACTTGAAGTGAAGTAGGAATACACTCTATTTTGCGGCGGACGTCATCCCATGTTGGGACGGCGCCGCCTGCGCGCCGGCGAGATGGGTAGGGAGTGGGCGAGCTGTGAGCGGATGGATAGGGAGTGTGTGGGTGAAGAGGGGGAATAGGGGGCGGGGGCAATTTCGGTCATTGTTTCTTCTGACTGAGTCGATGCTTGCTACGAGCAACAAAAACACTAGTCAAATAATTAATCCAATTTAAAAGATTCATGTTAAGCATACCTAAATGATAGCACCTACACGTATGGCAGAGAAAATTGTACAAAATACCTAATTTTGGTGTTAGGGTTGCACAAAACACCTATTTTACAGGTTTGTTGCACAAAACACCGTATATTGGGGCAATTCATTGCAGTTAGGTCTAATCCATCATTTGTGTGTGTTAACATGATTCCTGACAAGTGGGTCTAGTTTGTAAGTGCACCGGTGGCAAAAAACCAGTCACATCAACAACCAACTAGAACTATCAATATCTCACAATCCTTTGCTCGAATTGAGCTGAATTTTCCCTAGAATATTAGTGAGTGCATGTATGATTTATTGGGAGTTATTTTTGCATTTAAAATAATATTAATTTGAGCAAAAAAATTTGAACGAGCCAACTAACGTTGCAAATATCTTACAAACTATTGGTCCAAATGAATGTGTTTTTTTCAGAATAGTATTGGATACAGGTGTGATTTACTGAAATTGTTTCGCATTtcttttgaaaatttaaaattttgagTAAAAATATATATGAGCCAATATAAACTACCAATATCTCATTATAATGTGATCCAAATTAGCTAAAACTTTCTAGATTCATCACTTGTTACATCTAACTAGTACCACACCACAAACTTTCGAATGACAAAACATAAGATTGCTAGACAAATCTAAAAAGATTCATAAATAGCCACAATATTCATAAAATAAGATCAGTAGCACCAAAACATGGAAGATATTATTGCCATCGGGCTTTACCATCCAAGTGGTCGCCATATGGCCATTACAGACATCATCAAGTCTCACACACCAAAATATTACTGCCATGTGGTTTTATTATCCAAATACATCCCAAGTTGCACTATAGGCATCACGTACTCGAGGCTGGACTTGAAGTGAAGTAGGAATACACTCTATTTTGTGGCGGACGTCATCCATGTTGGGACGGCGCCGCCTGCGCGCCGGCGAGATGGGTGGGGAGTGGGGGAGCTGTGAGCGGATGGATAGGGAGTGTGTGGATGAAGAGGGGGAATAGGGGGCGGGGGCAATTTCGGTCATTGTTTCTTCTGACTGAGTCGATGCTTGCTATGAGAAACAAAAACACTAGTCAAATAATTAATCCAATTTAAAAGATTCATGTTAAGAATACCTAAATGATAGCACCCACACGTATGGCAGAGAAAATTGTACAAACCACCTATTTTTGGTGTTAGGGTTGCACAAAACACCTATTTTACAGGTTTGTTGCACAAAACACCGTATATTGGGGCAATTCGTTGCAGTTAGGTCTAATCCATCATTTGTGTGTGTGTTAACATGATTCCTGACAAGTGGGTCTAGTTTGTAAGTGCACCGGTGGCAAAAAACTAGTCACATCAACAACCAACTAGAACTATCAATATCTCACAATCCTTTGCTCGAATTGAGCTGAATTTTCCCTAGAATATTAGTGAGTGCATGTATGATTTATTGGGAGCTATTTTTgcatttaaaaaatattaattTGAGCAAAAAAATTGAACAAGCCAACTAACGTTGCAAATATCTTACAAACTATTGGTCCAAATGAGTTGTGTTTTTTCAGAATAGTATTGGATACAGGTGTGATTTACTGAAATTGTTTCACATTTgttttgaaaattttaaattttgagTAAAAATATATATGAGCCAATATAAACTACCAATATCTCATTATAATGTGATCCAAATTAGCTAAAACTTTCTAGATTCATCACTTGTTACATTTAACTAGTACCACACCACAAACTTTCGAATGACAAAACGTAAGATTGCTAGACAAATCTAAAAAGATTCATAAATAGCCACAATATTCATAAAATAAGATCAATAGCACCAAAACATGGAAGATATTGTTGCCATCGGGCTTTACCATCCAAGCAGTCGCCATATGGCCATTACAGACATCATCAAGTCTCACACACCAAAATATTACTGCCATGTGGTTTTATTATCCAAATACATCCCAAGTTgcaatataggcatcacgtactCGAGGCTGGACTTGAAGTGAAGTAGGAATACGCTCTATTTTGCGGTGGACGTCATCCCATGTTGGGACGGTGCCGCCTGCGTGCCGGCGAGATGGGTGGGGAGTGGGGGAGCTGTGAGCGGGTGGATAGGGAGTGTGTGGGTGAAGAGGGGGAATAGGGGGCGGGGGAAATTTCGGTCATTGTTTCTTCTGACTGAGTCGATGCTTGCTACGAGCAACAAAAACACTATTCAAATAATTGATCCAATTTAAAAGATTCATGTTAAGCATACCTAAATGATAGCACCCACACGTATGGGAGAGAAAATTGTACAAACCACCTACTTTTGGTGTTAGGGTTGCACAAAACACCTATTTTACAGGTTTGTTGCACAAAACACCGTATATTGGGGCAATTCGTTGCAGTTAGGTCTAATCCATCATTTGTGTGTGTTAACATGATTCCTGACAAGTGGGTCTAGTTTGTAAGTGCACCGGTGGCAAAAAACCAGCCACATCAACAACCAACTAGAACTATCAATATCTCACAATCCTTTGCTCGAATTGAGCTGAATTTTCCCTAGAATATTAGTGAGTGCATGTATGATTTATTGGGAGCTATTTTTgcatttaaaaaatattaattTGAGCAAAAAAATTGAACGAGCCAACTAACGTTGCAAATATCTTACAAACTATTGGTCCAAATGAGCTGTGTTTTTTCCAGAATAGTATTGGATACAGGTGTCATTTACTGAAATTGTTTCGCATTTcttttgaaaattttaaattttgagTAAAAATATATATGAGCCAATATAAACTACCAATATCTCATTATAATGTGATCCAAATCGGCTAAAACTTTCTAGATTCATCACTTGTTACATCTAACTAGTAACACACCACAAACTTTCGAATGACAAAACGTAAGATTGCTAGACAAATCTAAAAAGATTCGTAAATAGCCACAATATTCATAAAATAAGATCAATAGCACCAAAACATGGAAGATATTGTTGCCATCGGGCTTTACCATCCAAGTAGTCGCCATATGGCCATTACAGACATCATCAAGTCTCACACACCAAAATATTACTGCCATGTGGTTTTATTATCCAAATACATCCCAAGTTgcaatataggcatcacgtactCGAGGCTGGACTTGAAGTGAAGTAGGAATACACTCTGTTGTTTTCTTATCTTCACTGCCATTTTTTTGACAATGGCGCACTTACTAACTGGACCCATTTGTCAGAAATCACGTCAACACATCCAAATGGTGGATTAGACCTAGCTGCAATAAATTACCCCAATATATGGTGTTTTGTGCAACAAACCTGTAAAGTAGGTGTTATGTGCAACACTAGCACCAAAAGTAGGTGGTCTGTGCAAGTTCCTCTGTATGGCACTTATCAACATGGCCCAAACGCAGTCGATGCTGTTCGATTCATTTGCACGAATATTGCGGTAGTTGTCATTTGGGTCGAAAACCACGTAAGCCCCCAACATCGTGTGGGCGTTATCATTTAGTGCCACATGTGTTGGCGCTCCTTGCGCGAACGACACACGATGCTCGCCCGAAACGTGTGGGTGAAATTGCTCTTCGCCCACACGACGTTCGCACGATGATAGATGGTAACTACAATTGTGCATATATGGCAACTAGTTAATCACACGGCAACTATGGTTGACCATACGTGGCAACTATGGCTTGACCATACGTGGCAACTACAATTAGTTACACATGACAACTatgtttaatgatacatggcaacTAAAGTTAATCACACATGGCAACTACAGTGATTAGACATGGCGACTATAATTAATAACACATGGCAAGTAAAATTAATTACACATGCGTTCGCGCTCACGGGGTTGGCCATGAGCAGTTGCCACACAGGGTCGTGTGAGCCATCGTAGTTGCGCCCGAACATGTGGGTAGTTTAATATTCACCCACACATGGTCGTGTGGACTggctgaaagtgcgttatatcgactagagggggggtgaataggcgatttttatgaaagacttcaaaacgtggaagttatgaagacaaacgatagaaataaacctattaccctgcagcggaaggtagactacactaggcaagccatagtcaagtattcaatagagtgaaagcacaatgactaatagcagcaatgtagtaaggatcaggcaggaagatattgtgaagccacacagaacacgcagtcactcagtgaagacaaaagatagtgcgaacatacaatgacttcacaaggagtaacagtaagtaaagggaagggaagatgaaaccagtgactcgctgaagacaatgatttgttggaccagttccagttgttgtgacaactgtacgtctggttagggcggctaggtatttaaaccttaggacacacagtctcggacacccagttctgaacatgcagctcaggacacccagtcctcactatattccccttgagctaaggtcacacagacctcgcccaatcactctggtaagtcttcaaggtagactcccaaaccttcacagacttcgttcaccggcaatccacaatgtctcttggatgctcagaacgcgatgcctaaccggctaaaggatgcacagtcctcaagtgtaataagtcttcagatcacacagacaagaagacttaagtgatgcctaattctctttggctctggatGGTTAGGgttttatcctcgcaaggaattctctctcaaaggcttcgaggtgggttgctctcaaacgacaaaagtcgtactctgaatctgagtagccaaccgtttatggttgtaggggatgggctatttatagccacttggcaacccgacctgatttgtccgaaatgaccctgggtcactaaggaactgacacgtgttccaacggtcagatttcaaactcacacggcaactttacttgggcttcaagcaaagctgacttgcccgactctggacaagattcgctctcaaagtcttcactcgaagacataggttttgtttaagcatcacttcagtcattctgactgattctcttggaccccacttaacagtacgatggttcctatgactcaacgcagaagaaagagaactacgaaagatctaagtcttcgagctccataggcttcatgtggtgtcttctcttgtcatagtcttcaatgtgaatatcttcatataccacctttgacttcaatgtcttcatacatttttaggggtcatctctggtaggaaaaccgaatcaatgagggacttctacctgtgttatcctgcaattctcacaaacacattagtccctcaactaggtttgtcgtcaatactccaaaaccaactaggggtggcactagatgcacttacactggCTCCTAGGTACGAAAGGATGAGTCGTGTGGTCGGGTGTCCATTGTGCCACGCGTGTGGCAGTTATCTGCGTCCTAGACATAACATCTTTTCATCACTATTGGGACGAAGGGAGTAACACAAAGTAATACTTATGAAAGAGCAAACTAGAATTTTTCTAAAACCATACCACAAAGTGGGATAACCAGGATCCTTTGATCTGATCCATCTTATGAAATCTATGAGTCAGTATTACTCTAGTGGACTGTCATCGAATCGAATGGCCAAGATTCAATGTTCTGCCACCACTTACCATCTCCATGACAAGTCCACTCATCCTCTCATGACCACTCACGTTGGTCATCCTTAGATTTTCTTGCCTATTGCTCATACCCTTGAACCAACATGACGCCCCCAACCCTAGTGCCCTTCGCTCTCCTCCAGCCGCCGCCGGGGACGAAGATAGAAAAAAAGTTCAATGGAGTCATCTCTATTACAGCGGTGTCATCTTCTATAACTGAATAGTGATTAGTACTTAGTTTGTGAATGATTTGCCAATTTCATTGGGAGCAATTGACCCTGATCCTTACAAGCAGCACCATCCCTGACCGCCACAAAACTTCTCACATTCCCAGCATCAATCGTCTCCCGGCCGCTATCACCTGCGCTCCACTGAATGCTTGACGCTGCCGCCCCATGAAGTTGCAGCAGAGAAGTGGAAGAAGGATGACAAGATGGGCCCATTGTCGTCGCTGATAGCAGCTATGAGCAAGATCCTTCCGACGACGCATTCTCCCCTCTGTACTCCCCCGTCTCTCAGCCTGTAGCAAAGGCACGTGGTGGTGCGGGCATAAGGGCATATGGCGGCGGCAGGACCACTCGCGCCCTTTGCACCCAATCCCTTCATGTGCATTAGTACGTTCGAGCCGATGATCTAGGAAGAGCGGGTCATAGGAGTTTGCGGGCAACACCCCTGTTTGATTTGGTTTGTCGTTTATCTCACATAATTTCTTCCCTAGAAAATGACATGGAACGTAGAAACTGCATTTGAAAAGGTTCGTGCATACTGAATTTTATCAATCCTAGATTCATCAAAATTTATGAATAGGACAATCGTTCATGTTTGCTTCCAACACATGACAAATATGAAAAAATCAAGAGGCAAGTCTTCATTATAAGGAATTTGGAATGATGTCGCGGAGATTGGAAGAACATGAAACTGTAAATAAATAGTGCTTACACTGAATGCACCCAAAGATAACAAGTACACTATAAAACTAATACCTCCTCCCATCCATATTAATTATCGTTGATTTAGTACAAAGTTCTACTATGAGCATCTCCAATAGGTGCCTAATAATAAGACATGGCCACTTTTTGGTCAAAAGTAGTGCTCCAATAGGTGCCCTATATGCAAAAAATTAACTCCAAATTTGCATCAGGGTCGAAATGGGGCACCAAGTGTTGCAAATATGCAACACTTCGGTGGCTAGAGTAAAACAAATTTGCAGCTGCACTGCACCCTTGTGCGACAACCTCACCGAGTCATCGCCGCCACCACCAAGTCGATCGAATCCACACCCTGCTGCCGGATCGCCCCCTCTCATCGTCGCCAACAGAATCCGTTGCCGCATGACTCCCATTTGGCCGCACCACCTCAGCGCCTCCGCCGCCGCAGACACACGCTCGATTCGGCCTCCGCCTGCCCCAACCCGACACCACACCACCTTCGCACCGCCGCTGCCTTGTCCTCGTTGCCGTATCGTGCTCATGTTCCTTGTCTCGTCTCGTTGTCGTACCCGCGTTGCCGCCATGCCGCTGAAGCTCAAGTCCAAGAGCAAGACGAGCTTCAAGGGGGGGGGGCTCCGGCC belongs to Triticum urartu cultivar G1812 chromosome 7, Tu2.1, whole genome shotgun sequence and includes:
- the LOC125521333 gene encoding uncharacterized protein LOC125521333; translated protein: MKASIKFRDDDRPLMRAKVPIGVLGLPFQSGLSAGGDPRELRFDLSTAFASGPALRLSYRPNDPGLPFAISIRAGAGALGSPVRAPFFLAAEFNLLSANSGSPAFFLLLKPRLGDFSLSHTLRSSTSPPPRTVGVVSDGEGRDREDELSYKAFSLRGSGFAADVAAAGRSGGVGALLSGMRLTTRSVLPLWGRASMRFNWGIRAPPGLQAAFADDRKDARVPVCKMPLLVINKISIEQAPHADKKKDSKADVDVSLPAIDATDALDRAGHAADGEGFSLMRRQLEAMNAESGMLRRAVDELRTEIGRGRAASVAAVGRPPPQPHHGFSVKPDRRGGGKEPAAENSAMPAPDEVGEELKRALEARRR